The following is a genomic window from Colletotrichum lupini chromosome 5, complete sequence.
GCGGTATTGCGCCACCGAGACTACCAAGAAAGAATGATTATGGAGGATTTGGGCCGCCAGGAACAACCCCCGAAGATATCGAACCCGAAACCTATGTTAGCCGCGCAGGCACCTTCCCGCGACCTAGCGAACCTATCGAGCCGCCTCTGAGAACGCCCTCAGCACCTCCTACCCGATCTGACAGGCTTAGAGGACAGCCGAACGGCGGAGAGCATGAGAGGAAGATATCAATGGGGCCCGACACATCGAGAGCTCCGCCGCCAAGAACGAGTCTTCTGCGCCCGACGACGTCTGGAAGGGATGGTGCGCCCCAAGTGGACCTGGCGAGCGAGTTCGGTTCATCAAACCCGTATCACACTCCTTCAGCTTCTACGTCGTCCGGAGCGTCCATGTTCAGCCATGGTCGCCAGGCCAGTTCTCAGAGCAGCTCACAGTCCAGCCCGGCGAATCCACGTGTACGTCGAAACCCGTCAGACGTGACCAACTTTGACAACTTGACGAACGACATTGAGTCTTCCATGGAGGCTATGAAGTCTCCTGGTatgccgccgccaccacccCAGAAACCGCTGGCGAACCCGTACTCGAATCGTCGCGCACCGCCATCTGTGGACCTTCGAGATGATCCAGCTGTGCAAGGAGGCAGACCCCGTGCGAGATCGCCACTTGCGACTCCAGACTACGACCGTCGCAACCCCATGGACCGTAATCCCATGGATCGTTACAACCAAAAACATGAGCGTCAAGCCAGCGATCAGCGCAGCGTTTCGTCTCCGCCCCGCAACCGGCCCTCGCGAGGCAACTGCAAGTCTTGTGGCGATGCCATCACTGGCAAAAGCATTTCATCCTCAGACGGCCGTCTCACCGGACGCTACCACAAGGCGTGCTTCGTCTGCACAACATGCCGAGAGCCCTTTTCTTCAGCGGAATTCTACGTTCTCAACGACAAGCCTTACTGTGGTAACCATTATCACAAGCTCAACGGCAGCTTGTGTGGTTCCTGCAGACGTGGCATCGAGGGTCAATACCTGGAAGACGAAGAACGCATCAAGTACCACGTCGGTTGCTTCCGCTGCGGCGACTGCGGGATGTCCTTGTCAAACGGCTACTTCGAAGTCAACGGCCGATCATACTGCGAAAAGGACGCCTGGCGCCGCATGCAACCACCGCCTCGAATGGTCAACGAAGAGCGACGAGGACGCTCCCCTGGTGGTCTCGGTGTTCCCGGACAAGGTGGCCGTCGACCCAGTAACGGACAGACCGGCATGAGACCACCAATTGGCCTTCCTCGCGGGCAGAGAATGGGTCCCGGTGCCGGACTTGCGCCGCCCATGCCGCCTACCATGAACAAGCGCATGACGAGACTCGGAATGATGTAAACCGCCAGGAATGCCAACCCGCATCCTTTCCGACTAAACGTATTCGATTCGTCGTATATGAATCATCATTTACAATGCATTTTTAATACCCCACGACACGCTTACGACCACGACACAAACCTCATCTCAACCCACCACATACACTTCCATTTTTTGTTTACCATCTGAGTTTTATATACCCAGTCCTTTGTGGACTCTGTTGATACCTGCATCGGACGACGCGCTTGTCTCGTCTCCGTTTTGAGCATGAGCTTCACAGAAGCTCTTGAGGAAGGGGGAAGCCATTCACAACATTGGAGTCATTCCGGATTGCATGGCAAGAAGAAGCAGAGGAAGTACCTTGCAGGCGATGGGGTTGCACACGAGTGCTTGTACAAAGCTAGCCATCGAAAGAGGCTCGCCGGTTTTGAGACCATAACCCGTAGCAAGCCCCAAGAGAAAGATCAATCTTGAGTCAATATC
Proteins encoded in this region:
- a CDS encoding LIM domain-containing protein, whose translation is MALPRESSFMPAIKCSSCGLDVEISMMGEHVCGGPGAEPSAPPDRPDSLGSYDQPPPLDNKYGRMAPPTLDTSAANLPYSRQGQLTPISTSTGSISISPKTPNSQAMGRNDDYFQPQIANDYNSSQQSRRPGGYGAFDDGDDYGSEQMYPGEQKKQAPSLLQRMNTIAPGPFEMGRRAGGRGATKNAFAPSRQDSLTPDDNMTNDRPLTSASNHSFMSSGSSNAGGIAPPRLPRKNDYGGFGPPGTTPEDIEPETYVSRAGTFPRPSEPIEPPLRTPSAPPTRSDRLRGQPNGGEHERKISMGPDTSRAPPPRTSLLRPTTSGRDGAPQVDLASEFGSSNPYHTPSASTSSGASMFSHGRQASSQSSSQSSPANPRVRRNPSDVTNFDNLTNDIESSMEAMKSPGMPPPPPQKPLANPYSNRRAPPSVDLRDDPAVQGGRPRARSPLATPDYDRRNPMDRNPMDRYNQKHERQASDQRSVSSPPRNRPSRGNCKSCGDAITGKSISSSDGRLTGRYHKACFVCTTCREPFSSAEFYVLNDKPYCGNHYHKLNGSLCGSCRRGIEGQYLEDEERIKYHVGCFRCGDCGMSLSNGYFEVNGRSYCEKDAWRRMQPPPRMVNEERRGRSPGGLGVPGQGGRRPSNGQTGMRPPIGLPRGQRMGPGAGLAPPMPPTMNKRMTRLGMM